The DNA segment ACATGCAGTTGTTCTGTTTCCTGTGCATTGCTTTTATCAGTTGCCGTGGTTCTCAATGCTGAAATATTCACTTTGTTCTGTCCAGGCCTGCTGGTCCCAGATAACAGCCGGAGGGGCTTCTCCTTGTATTCTCATTGAAACCCCACAAAAGGAAGTGTCCGTCATGCCTGACCTGTCAAAGTTTGCTCGATACCGGTTCCAGAATCTCTTCATCAGTCCATCTCCTTTACCAGACCTCAGGTGAGGAGGCGCTTCATGTGCCGCTGCTATTTCTGCTGAATAAATCTTCTAAAATGAGCAGTAAATTACGAAGCCGTTTAGACACTAGTAGCATGTTGGATCTACTATGGCTTCTCCACTGGTTTTCTTTCGGAAAAGGCATGCAAATCTCCCCTTCTCTGCTGGAAGGAGCAGAAAACCGGTGGGGACTATAGCATACTGTGCAGTAAATGTCCTATCATGGCttgggatgaggggggggggggaggagaggaggaggttgaGCCTCTTGTGTTACAACACACATCAGAATAATGCAAATGCTGGTTATCTGCTGCTACTTATCTCCAGTTAAGAGAAGGGAAGGACATGTGTATTCCAGCAGGGGACATACAGGGCAGAGATCACATGGGATTAAATAATACATATTTGTTAACTTTCAATCAACTGAAAAATATAATGTATGACCTTCTAAATTCTCTTCTTGTAGTTGGGGAAGTCCAAAAGACGTGTGGCAGAAAATGTTAAGCAAAGAGTCCAAATACATTCACTCTAGCCGTGTGCTACAAAACCATTCCAGTCTCAACCCAGACATGCGCTCCATACTACTGGACTGGCTCATAGAGGTAAGTCGTCTTGGACGAGGATACAATCTCCATATTTTGTTGAATGGTGAGGTGTCTGGATGTGGCTAAtatcttcctccctccctccctccaggTGTCTGAAGTTTACAGTCTGCACAGGGAAACCTTCTACCTCGCTCAGGACTTCTTTGACAGATTCATGTTGACGCAGAAAGCGGTTAGCAAAAGTATGCTGCAACTAATAGGCGTCACGTGTCTGTTCATCGCAGCAAAATTAGAGGTACGTGTGCGATTTCCAGTATCGTTATAATCGGCATTATTTAGCATCGCAACAGAATATTAACCGCTATCCTTTTCTCCTTATAGGAAATTTATCCTCCAAAACTCCACGAGTTTGCTTATGTCACAGATGGGGCCTGCAGCGAAGATGATATAATAGAAATGGAATTAATAGTACTTAAGGTAAGTTCTTATTCCTGTGTAATGTGTCGCACTGCTGTtttgttggggtttttttgtttcaTCCATTGACGATTTAACTTCTTTTACAGGCTTTGAAATGGGAGCTAAGTCCAGTCACTGCGATTGCCTGGTTAAATCTCTTCCTTCAGGTCTCCTCTCTCAAAGACTCCCCCAAACTACTATTACCTCAGTATTCCCAGGAGCAATTCATTCAGATGGCACAAGTAAGTGGAACAAACTCAAGATTTCATGTCCTTCTCCACACTCACATGTGAGTGGGGCAGTGTGAAGAAATTTCCTTTGTGTGGGGGCTGGTTGTCCATGAATGTTTTTGGTCcgagaaattttttttatatttttccctgTATATTTTTAACTGGACTGAACCTAAAATTGCTGAATTTAATAGACATGCCAAGTTCAGAGTTTCTGGGTTCTGACTGAACTCTTTGGTGGGCAGCTACGATAATGGCCTGGAGTTGCCCATTATCTGAATAGTGGTTCTGTACTAATACAGATAACAGGTTCACAAAAAGTGAGCTCAAATTCTAAATGCCCTGCTGGGTCTTGTTATATTTGGGCTACATTTACACTGCTGTATGGGGAACATATATGTCCTCATAGACGGAAATGGGCGCACAGCCCCCTATTGGAGCTGAacggtgcggcaccataccgctctttACCCGgtgaaaagatgggacatgtcctatcttttctcgtcaTACAGCACTGTGcaccatgttcctctatggagaggggcgggggtaacCCTAACCCCCTCCACTTGCCATAGCACAGCGGGCaaaggcagtgtgaatgcagccttagtcataGTTTCGTGGTAGGTTTCAGCTATGAATGAGAACAGGTTAGGGTCTGTGTGAACTTTCATAGATCTGTAAAGTATGTTGGTCATTATTCTTTagccctaatttttttttttttattcattttattacaGCTATTGGACTTGTGCATCCTACACCTTACCTCACTGGATTTCCAGTACAGGATTTTAGCAGCTGCAGCCTTATACCACTTTACTTCCATGGAAGTAGTTACCAAAGCTACAGGTAAGGAGAAAATATTCTAGCAGCTTGTGTTATGCTGTATGTGAATACACAGGATAGTAGTTATATGGATTATGATGTATAAACGCTAATTAACTTCCTATTTGATATTCTGATCCACAGGTTTAGAGTGGGAAAAACTTTCTGACTGTGCGCAGTGGATGGGTCACTTTTTCAGGGTGGTACAAAGAAATCCTCCTTTAAAGCTAAAGAATTTTAAGAAGGTTCCAGAAGAAGGTCGACACAATATCCAGACTCATACAAACTACCTAGACATGCTGGTATGTATACAGACTGTGCCTTTTGTCCGGGGTCTGATATCTTGGGCAGTTTTCATGTATATTGTGTTTTCTCAGGGGTCTAGGGGAAACCTGTGTTTTGATCTTGTAGGGTATCTAGTTGGTGCACTGTCGTAGCAGTAGATTCAGAACAGGCCCCACAatacatgaatctggtgcacactTTACAGACAAAACTGAACATATTTGCACTgacttttaataaatctgggccaatatgtATCGACTTAATATACCATCTAGAATCTACATATCTATAAGATTACTATGGCTTCAGCTGCCAACCATTTAACCTTTGCAAAACCGCAGCATGGATCCAGCCACTGTATCttccttgctttttttttttttcgctcaaACATATCAACTTACATTTTGACTTCTGTTCCCACAGGATGGTGTTAAAATACCTGAAACAGTTTTATTAGAAGGACAGTCTCCCGTGTCAGTCGGTGGCATCCTAACTCCTCCCAAAAGTACAGAGAAGACTCCTCTATAACACTGGCAGGATCCTCTCTATGGACTTTTTGTATTGGGCCCCCACCTGAAGCAGGAAGAAGTTATTGGTGATTTTTGTATGTGGTTCACTGTTTGTTGGCTTCCCCCACCATAGTATGGAAATTGTTTGTGCAGGCACTTTGCAATTTTAACAAGGTTACTCAGATAAAATTCTGACAGACTGGTACTGGTGGGCCCAGTGTGCTGCCAGTTTGGACTTTTAAGGTCCAAATCTTTATAAACAAACAATCTGCTTACAATACGGCCAGATCCTTTCTCTTCCGAAAACTCAATTTGCACCTACATCCAGCAGCAAGACTTCACCACCGGGTACTGAATGGAACAAATTGTTTTTAATATCAACTACCAGGAAAGCATTGCTAGGAAATCTAGTTGATTTTAGTATTTATTTGTTAGATGatttgtatgatgtgtatatggtttTATACAACAAACTGTGCAGCTAAAAAAGTAATTACAGTCCATGTTcccaattattattataagctgACTCATCAGTTTCCCCTCTTGATGTCACTGTACTAGAATGTTACACCACGTCCTTGTATGAGCGAATGAGGAAACTTTGATCCTTTCAACAAGGAGGTCAATGCATAAGCCAACTTCACTGCCACAACATGCAagtttgtctaaaaaaaaaaaaccccacagctTTCTACCTGGCTTGATATCTACATGTGGACTGTAGATCTCGCAATAACTGAGTctttatatgtactgtatgtacagtatacagcAGACTGTACACAATCTGCCATGTGTGAACTTGCAAACccaaaacttttttacatttttgttttgccCCTTTAGTGTGTGTCACACACTATAAATTAAACAGTATTTTAAAAGGTGTTTAATGTACTGAAAATTATTTGTGGTTGAAAACTGGGTTCTCTGGTAAAACCAATTTTATGGTATGAGAGTCTTAATTCCAATTCATACTTCTGTTTTAGGTTTTCCatggaaacatttttaaatttacaCTCTTGGTGTAagatcatccatggcctcctaaccCCAGATTGTGCAAGATGAGGATAATACTGTTTGCTGTACaataactcctcctgctctataacaagctccCAAATGATTTGCACTGCATTTTTAAAACGGGACTGGTTCTTTTTGAATAAGGCAGAGGCAAGATTCAAAGTTCTCCACACTTCTGAGTTCAGAGCTGGAACTTGCATCGATCATATGAACCCAGTGTTGGGTTGAGTGCCCCCTGTTCCATCTGGGCACATTCATTGTGTAACAGGGCACCCTCAACCCAACACTGAGAACTGTTCCCTTAGGGTGCAGATCCAAGTGGTTATGCTCTATACTGTGGATAGGCAATAACTTAACTCCTGagccaaccccttttaaaggtTGTATTTACAAAGACTAAATGTTACTttagttcacttttttttttttttttttttgctgctggaCTAATTTTCCTTCAAGGGGTTGTTCAGAGGTTACATCACCAGGCTTCTTTCACACACCTAACCATAGTTGGACTGTATTGCAACTcatctgtatagagatgaatggaactTGGTTGAAATGCCAAACACTACCCCTGGTCAGGTTTGGTGTGGTTTAAGAAACTGCTGCGCATTTCAATATATAATACACCAGTCCTTCTGATGCGGAGCCTTCACCACTGACAAGAAGGTTTAGTAAACAATATGCCTCCTGTTTCTCTGACGCTACTAACAAGGACTATGAACATTACGCTCAAATGTTCTGAGACCGTCTGGGTGCTGGTATTCTAAATACCTTTTTAACCTCCTCCGTACATCCGATGTGTGATGCCTTGTATCATAATGTGACGCTGCTAGTGGCTTCTATGTCATAGGACTGTCTGCTGGGAATGAGAACATGTACACTTGTAAATAAGTTATGAAATGTATATTTTTCATCTCATCAAAATGTTTGTACAAAATGtgtaaatatgtataaaataaacagttgcTATTTATGTTCTGTCCGGACCAAAAAGTTATTTACAAGTCTCAGAAGTAAAGCTTTGCCATCGCTTGTAGGAAagtcttcttcctcctctgtgCGGCCAGCTGCAAGACCTCCTCGGGGTTACTGGAGTTCAGCTCAGGTTGTCCTATAGCTTTTATCTATAATGAAGAATACAATGTGTCACTTAAGTTTACAAAACATCTACAAACTAATGGGGGAGAagtatcactgcttctacgccaattTTCTGGTGTAGAACCAGTGAAAAGCGCAAATTCTTGCAGCAAGTACGCCGTCCCATGTGGACAGGGGGTGTGGCACACCGCCTGCCAGATACATCATGCATATAACTTCCCAGTGTATATAAAATGTGGGAAACTTACCTATAACTTCTATTTCCTGGAGTCCATAGGCAGCACACAATGGTTAATGTCCGCCTACTGCCGGGCAGAAGAGACTGTTAACGGCAGTACAACAGATTAACTAATTAACACTTAGTCGCTCCCCCCCTACCTCCAGGGGCATAAAAGGCAAATGGAACAGGAAATTTAAAGTAACAAGCCGTTCAAAACTGGGTGGGCAAAAACTTGTGCTGCCTACGGACTccagaaaatggaaaattttcagATAAGTAAATTTCCCACTTCTTGAACATCCTACAGCAGCACACACAAATAGGATTTGTATATCTGCTACAGGTGGGATACATTACTTGCGGCCTCCAATGCTCGCACGCCATAGGCTGAAGCAGAGATGTAAATTTTGTAGCGTTTGATGAAGGTTGTTGGTGTTGACCATGTTGCAGCTCTACATATTTAGTCTAGCGGCAGGTTTGACCTCTCGGCCCATGAAACTTGTGTAGAGTGCGCTGAATGAGTTATGATAGCAAGGGGATAACTCCTTCCTTCCAATTGGTAACACTCTTTAATAGTATCTTGTATCCATCAAGCCAGGGTAGATTTGCAGCCTTGTTGCCCTACCTAGGACTATGAAATTGAATAAACAGAATTGGAATGTCGGAAATTCTTGTGCTCACATACCTTGAAGTCAATCTGACGTCAAGTTTTAGAGCTGAGTGAGTTAAGAGACTGTAACACAATCTCATGGTGAATGTTCGATGTGGACAGAACTTTTGGTAGAATTCCAGGCAGGTTCTTAAGATCACTGCATCAGGTAAaaaccttagggtgatgtcaaatGTGCTGCTCACCAGGgcagcccgatcgcatcagcgtttctatggaaacgcctgcgatcgggaacgagccagcggctgcggctttgtctgcgtttgcaaacgcagaaaaaactgcatgtgtggcaccagcctaaggtaAAGTTCCAGTACTGAAAGGGCTATTTGTTCCCCAATTTTTCTTGCGGCTGTCACTGCTAACAGAAAAGTGACTTTAAGAGGCTCAAACTTGTCAGAGTTTAAGGGTTTTAAGACCAACATAAGATCCCATAAGGGGAGAGGTTCCCAAAAGATTGGTCTTAATCTGTGATTCCGTTTAAGGAAACTCTTGACTAATGGGTGGCCTGTGAATTTTCCTTCCATGAACCTTGATCATATCAGGTTTTAGACCCTTCTTGTGGCCACCTTGTAAATACTGCAACAGTGACTAAACCTGATCTTAATCTGCATTATTAGACACACCAGGAAGAAAAGATTCACAAAATTCTCAAGTAGACTTTAGAGAGACTCTGGTTTCTGGAGGCTAAAACAGTGTTGATGACCTTGTCTGATAGACCTTTACATCTTCACTTGCTCAGTCTCCAGGCTGCCAGATGGATGTGTTTGAGATTGGGATGGAGAAATCCTTTTTCAAGTAACAGGTCCTCTCTAAGAGGCAATCTGCAGCTTCTTTTCCCTCGAAAGTACCAATGCAAGAGGAAACCAGACCCTCCTGAGCCAGAATTGCTATTGCCTCCACTGTCTAATATTGGATTTTCCGGAGGACTTCGAAGATTAGTGGTACAGGAGGAAACACAAATTAGCTCTTGGAATTGATAGCCCATCTACTGGGACTGGATTGTCCTGAATGGAGAGGAAGCAGAACTGACCTTGGAATGCTCTTTGGATGCCATCGCATCCATGGAGGGAGAACCCCATTTGAGTGATCTGAAGAAAAATCTCAGAATTTATCAACCATTCTGCCAGGATCAGAATTCTCCTGCTTAGAAAAATAGGCTGACATTCTGAACACCTCTGATGTGGATCGCTGACAGGGAGGATAAGTTGTTCTCTGCCCACGTCCTGATTTGGAGACCTTCTCGCAACAGGTGGGTGCCCCGGGTTCCGCCTCGTTTTTCACATAGAAGATTATTGCTAAATTGTCTGACTGCTCTAACATCTCTTCTTTTTAGTAGAGGAGAAACATGTAACATGGCCAGCTGCACCTCCTTAATTCTCTTAAATTGGAATAAGAAAATCCTGCCATACCCGGTGGTTCCCTACATGGGATCTCCAGCCGTTTCGGGACGAATCTGTAGTCAAGACTACATTGCTTGGTGGGCTTAATGGACGACCTTTCTGAAATTGTTAGAACAGATCTCCTCCAGGCCTGGACAGACTAATAATGAGTCTTCTAATTCAAAAGGATCATTTGTTGCAGAAGGCGAATATGGGCTCTGGGACAGCGGATCACCTCTATGGCCGAAGTCAATAGTCCTAGTTTATCCACATTGTGAACCTGATTGAAGACTTGCGAGATGACCTCAGAAGTTTCACTGCGGATAGAAGATCGTTTGCCGAAAGATACAGGCGCATGCATCTGGTATCAATTATGAACCCGAGAAACATTATCAAGGTCAGCTGGGTTTTCCTCATGTTCACTAGGAAGCCATGT comes from the Engystomops pustulosus chromosome 5, aEngPut4.maternal, whole genome shotgun sequence genome and includes:
- the CCNE2 gene encoding G1/S-specific cyclin-E2, giving the protein MSRRSGRLQARHGNADAENECPSTVATRKRKAEEVKPPLDSNWDAKRHNYEIQACWSQITAGGASPCILIETPQKEVSVMPDLSKFARYRFQNLFISPSPLPDLSWGSPKDVWQKMLSKESKYIHSSRVLQNHSSLNPDMRSILLDWLIEVSEVYSLHRETFYLAQDFFDRFMLTQKAVSKSMLQLIGVTCLFIAAKLEEIYPPKLHEFAYVTDGACSEDDIIEMELIVLKALKWELSPVTAIAWLNLFLQVSSLKDSPKLLLPQYSQEQFIQMAQLLDLCILHLTSLDFQYRILAAAALYHFTSMEVVTKATGLEWEKLSDCAQWMGHFFRVVQRNPPLKLKNFKKVPEEGRHNIQTHTNYLDMLDGVKIPETVLLEGQSPVSVGGILTPPKSTEKTPL